A region of alpha proteobacterium U9-1i DNA encodes the following proteins:
- a CDS encoding putativeuncharacterized protein ydbL (may be related to amine metabolism), with protein MTARNIKLIFGAIALAGALAAAPALAQDNAISQGRAAGVIGEQADGYLGVRTGQTASADLRARVDQLNIRRRAEYTTRAERNNVTPNEMAASIVCVLFRERLRAGEYYRDEGGTWRQVTASAPAALPSWCPAAS; from the coding sequence ATGACCGCCCGCAACATCAAACTGATCTTCGGCGCGATTGCGCTCGCTGGCGCTCTCGCCGCCGCTCCCGCGCTCGCACAGGACAATGCGATCAGCCAAGGCCGCGCTGCTGGCGTGATCGGCGAGCAGGCCGACGGCTATCTCGGCGTCCGCACCGGCCAGACGGCCTCCGCAGACCTGCGGGCGCGCGTCGACCAGTTGAACATTCGCCGCCGCGCCGAATATACAACCCGCGCTGAACGCAACAACGTGACGCCCAACGAAATGGCCGCCAGCATCGTCTGCGTGCTGTTTCGTGAGCGCCTGCGCGCTGGCGAATACTATCGCGACGAGGGCGGCACATGGCGCCAAGTCACCGCCAGCGCACCGGCCGCGCTGCCAAGCTGGTGTCCAGCGGCGAGCTAA